The following proteins are co-located in the Telopea speciosissima isolate NSW1024214 ecotype Mountain lineage chromosome 9, Tspe_v1, whole genome shotgun sequence genome:
- the LOC122638755 gene encoding UDP-glucose flavonoid 3-O-glucosyltransferase 7-like → MERQHRFNGNTTGFDENESLNRWIIFPWATDIAAKFGIPRLIFHGTSFFSLCVLDSLKRYTPHENIKSETETFILPGLPDKIELMRSQLPYHLKTRSDLGKLLERVRESKGNCCGVLVNSFYELEPSYADHYRKVIGRKAWHIGPVSLSNRDIAYKAQRGNIASIDEHACLNWLDSKKPNSVLYVSFGSVAHFTDSQLLEIAMGLEDSGYPFIWVVRSKEEDEQRWMLEGFEERIIGKGLIIRDWAPQVLILDHPAVGGFVTHCGWNSMLESVSAGVPMITWPLFVEQFYNEKLVTQVLRIGVGVGAHEWSKFGGGREEKAAAVKREDIEKAVEQLMGGGEEAERMRSRAMELKEMARSAVEGGGSSYIDVTALIEELGLHPQPAV, encoded by the exons ATGGAAAGGCAACACAGATTCAATGGGAATACAACAG ggtttgacGAAAATGAGTCCTTGAATCGATGGATCATCTTCCCCTGGGCTACAGACATCGCTGCCAAGTTTGGAATACCAAGGCTCATCTTTCATGGCACCagtttcttctctctctgcGTCTTGGACAGCTTGAAACGATATACACCTCATGAGAACATTAAATCCGAGACCGAAACCTTCATTCTGCCAGGTCTTCCTGACAAGATAGAGCTGATGAGGTCTCAGTTGCCCTACCATTTGAAAACACGAAGCGATCTGGGCAAGTTGCTTGAACGCGTCAGAGAATCAAAGGGAAATTGCTGTGGAGTATTGGTGAACAGCTTCTATGAGTTGGAGCCTTCTTATGCGGATCACTACAGGAAAGTCATAGGAAGGAAGGCATGGCACATAGGCCCTGTTTCACTCAGCAACAGGGACATTGCATATAAAGCTCAGAGGGGTAACATAGCTTCCATTGATGAGCACGCGTGCCTGAATTGGCTCGATTCGAAGAAACCCAATTCGGTGTTGTATGTGAGCTTCGGGAGCGTGGCCCATTTCACTGATTCTCAACTGCTTGAGATTGCTATGGGGCTTGAGGATTCAGGGTACCCATTCATTTGGGTTGTGAGATCGAAGGAAGAGGATGAGCAGAGATGGATGCTAGAAGGGTTTGAAGAGAGGATTATAGGGAAGGGTCTGATAATAAGGGATTGGGCACCTCAAGTTTTGATCCTGGATCACCCTGCCGTGGGAGGGTTCGTGACCCATTGTGGGTGGAATTCGATGCTTGAAAGCGTGAGTGCAGGGGTGCCCATGATCACTTGGCCGTTGTTTGTAGAGCAGTTCTACAATGAGAAGCTGGTGACACAAGTGTTAAGGATAGGAGTGGGTGTAGGGGCTCATGAATGGAGTAAATTTGGAGGAGGACGAGAAGAAAAGGCAGCTGCAGTGAAGAGAGAGGACATAGAGAAGGCTGTGGAGCAGTTAATGGGTGGTGGAGAAGAAGCAGAGCGAATGAGGAGCAGAGCTATGGAGCTCAAAGAGATGGCGAGAAGTGCTGTTGAAGGTGGAGGGTCTTCTTACATCGACGTGACAGCTTTGATTGAAGAGCTGGGGTTGCATCCACAGCCGGCAGTCTAG